The genomic DNA CAGCGGGCGAAGTCCGAGACCCGGACCAGCGGCCGGTCGATGCCGGGCGAGGACACTTCGAGGTTGTAGGCGCCGCCCACCGGATCGTCGACGTCGAGGATCGGCGAGATCGCGCGGCTCACCGCCTCGCAATCGTCGATCGTGAAGGTGCCGTCCGGCCGCTCCGCCATGATCTGCACGGTGCAGCCGTTGACGTTGGACATCCTGACCCGGACCAGCCGGAAGCCGAGGCCCGCGAGCGGCCCCTCGATCGCCTGCGCGACGCGCGCGGCGACCCCGGCCTCGCGGACGAGGCGCTTCTCGGACAGATCCGCTTCAATCTCGGACGACATGGATGTTCAGCGCGCAACCTTCGCGGCGTCCTGCCTGGCCGCCCGCGGCGTGGGGCCTCGTGCGGCGAGAGGGTGTGCGGCGAAAAAAAAGAGCGGACCCGGTGGGGCCCACTCCCGAACCGCAGCCTCTCGACTGCCATCAGAACTGTTGAGAGCTAGATAGCGGTCCCGCGCCCGGAGCGCAAGGTGGATCCGCCGCGCCGCGCGCGCCCGCTCGTCCCGATCTCGGCCTCGTCCCGCGGTGCCGGAGCGTCGCGGGGGCCTCGAAGGAGCCCTCCTTCGAGGCCCACCGCGCTCGCACCCCGGGATGAGGGGTTCGGTCGGAGATCGCCTTTGCTCAGCCGCTGCGCGGCACCCGCCCCTCCAGCGGATAGGCCGGATCGTTGTAGCCCGGCGTCGTCGGATGCCCCGCGGCCACGAACCCGTCGACCAGCGCCTCGTCCTCCGGGGTGAAGGCGTAGTCGAGGGCGCCGAGATATTCCTGCCACTGCGCCTCCGTGCGCGGCCCGGCGATCACGCCCGTGACGAGGCGGTTGTTCAGCACCCAGGCGGTGGCGAACTGGCCGGCCGTGATGCCGCGGGCCTCGGCGTGCTCCCTCAGGGTCCGGGCGATGCGCAGGGATTCCGGGCGCCACTCGGTCTGCATCATCCGGGCATCCTGGCGGCCGGCGCGCGACTCGGCCGGCGGCGGTGCGTCGGGGTCGTACTTGCCGGTGAGCACGCCGCGGGCGAGCGGCGAGTACGGCACGACGCCGAGCCCGAAATGCGCGCAGGCCGGCAGGTGCTCGGTCTCGGGCATCCGGTTGAAGGCGTTGTAGTACGGCTGGCTCACCACCGGCCGGTCGATCCCGGCCTCGTCGCAGAGCCGGCAGATCTCGGCGACCCGCCAGGAGCGGTGATTCGAGACGCCGAAATGGCGGATCTTGCCCGCCCGCACGAGGTCGGCGATCGCCCGGACCGTCTCGGCCAGCGGCGTGTCGTGGTCCTCCTTGTGGAGGTAGTAGATGTCGATGACATCCGTGCCGAGGCGGCGCAGGCTGTCCTCGGCGGCCTTCATCACGTGGACCCGCGAGAGGCCGCGGTCGTTGACGCCCGGCCCGGTCGGGTTGGCGACCTTGGTGGCCAGGACCCAGGCGTCGCGCTCGGCCCTGATCGCCCGGCCGGTGATCTCCTCCGAGCGGCCCTCCGTGTAGACGTTGGCCGTGTCGATGAAGTTGATCCCGGCCTCCCGGGCGCTGGCGACGACGCGGCCGGCCGTGGCCTCGTCGGTGGGGCCGCCGAACATCATCGTGCCGAGACAGATCGGCGAGACCTTGAGGCCGGAGCGGCCGAGCGTGCGGTACTGCATGGGATCCCTCCAACGTCCGTCGTCCCGCTATCTCGCCGCGGGAACGGCGCGGTCAACCACAACACAGGTCAACGCCGCCCTGTAACCCGCGAACGCCCGCGGCGAACCGACCCGTGACGGCACCGATGGCCCGGGCAGCCGTTCCCGCCGGTGGCCCGGGCCATCGGCGCGGCGCCGTCGTCCACCGCGAAGCTTCCGTTCGGACCCATGATCGATCGCTTGGCCGCTCCCCTCGGCATCCCGCTCCCCTGGCTCGACCGGGCCGGCCGTCTCTCCTGGCTGAAGCTCGCGGTGTTCGCGGGCTGCGTCGCGCCCGCGCTCTACCTCGCGGCCGCCTACCGGCTCGACGCCCTCGGGGCGAAACCGATCACCGCCCTGATCCACGCCACCGGCGAGTGGGCCGTGCGCTTCCTGCTCTTCTCGCTGGCGATCTCGCCGCTGCGGCGCCTCGCGGACTGGCCGAAGGTCATCGTCGTGCGGCGCATGCTCGGCGTCACCGTCATGGCCTACGCGGTGGCCCACCTCACCCTCTACGCCGTCGACCAGAATCTGATCCTCACCAAGGTGATCTCGGAGATCGCGCTCCGGCTCTACCTGATGATCGGCTTCGTAGCCCTGGTCGGCTTGATCGCCTTGGGGTTGACCTCCACGGACGCGGCGATCCGCAATCTCGGCCCGAACTGGAACCGCCTGCACCGCCTCACCTACACGATCGCCGTGGCGGCCCTGGTCCACTACTTCCTGCAGTCGAAGATCGATGTCACCGACCCGGTCTTCTCGGCGGGCCTGTTCCTGCTGTTGATAGGCTGGCGGGTGATGCGGCGCTTCCAGTGGCCGGAGCGGCCCTGGTCGCTCCTCCTCCTGGCGATCGTCGCCGGGCTCGCGACGGCCGGGCTGGAGGCCGCGTGGTACGGCCTCGCCAGCGGTGTGCCGGCCAACCTCGTCCTCGCCGCCAACCTGGACTTCTCCGGGCCGATCCGGCCGGCCTGGTGGGTGCTGGCCGTCGGCCTGTCGCTCCCGCTCGTGGCGCTCGTGCGCGGCCCGAAGGCCCCGGCACCGGGCAGGCGACCGGCCCAGGCGGCCCGCCGGGAGCCGATCCGGGAACCCGTCCGGGAGCCCGTCCGGGAGCCCGTCCGGGAGCCCTTGTCGCCGTCGGCCTGATGCCGCAGAACCCGCTCCCGGTCCTCCGCCGCCGGCGGCCCCGGGCCCAGCGGAGCTTTCGAGACGCCATGCGCGGCACGCCTCTCCTGATCGCGGGCTTGCTCGCGCCGACCCTCGCCTTCGCGACGCCCGCGAAGCCGGCCGCCAAGGCGGCGCCCGCCGCGCCGCCGCCGGCCGCTGCCGCGCCGGCGGCCGCGGACTGCACGCCGCCCGAGCCGCCGCCGGCCTCCGCGCGCCCGGCCAAGCCGGCGCTGCCGCCGAAGCCCGCCTGCCTCGACGCCAAGGAGGGCTGCCCAGGCTGGGAGGCCTACAGCTACAACGACGCGATCAAGGCCTATAACCTGCAGGCGCAGGCCTTCCGGCCGATCGCCGAGGCCTACCTGCAGAAGCTCAACGCCTACGTGAAGGCGAGCGCGGACTACGCTCAGTGCGAAGTGAACGCGATGCAGAAGTAGCCGGCTGAACGTCAGCCGACACGGCGACTCGGGGGCGGTTCAGGCGCCCGGTCGCACCCTCCGGCGATGATGGCCGCGATCCCCGCGCGCCCGCCCACGCCGAGGCCACCGTGCCCGCTCGTCGACTCCTCGTCCGAACCGGTTTCTGCGCCCTGCTCCTCGCCGCCGGCCCGGCCCTGGCCGCCGATTTCGACGGCCCGTACCCGCCGCCGCACGGCTACGGCGGCCCCGCTCAGGAGGACGAGCCGGAGCGCCGGCCACCGCCGCCCCCGCCTCCTCCGGGCCCGAGGCCCGAGCCCGAAGTTCGAGGGCCCCGCTTCACCGCTGTGCCCCCCGAAGCGTCCCCGGAAGCGTGCCGGGAATTCGTGCGGCGGCGCTTCGGTCCGGACGGGGAGCCGGTGCTGCGGCGGGTGCGGGTCTGCGACGAGCCGGTCGTCGACCGCGGGCCGCCGCCTCCGCCCCCGGAGGACATCCCACCCCGCCGCTGGGGCGGGCCGCGCTGGTAGCGCGGGGCCCGGCTCAGATCCGGGCCGGCGCCTTCCTGAGTGCGGCCGCGAAGGCCTTGAGCTGGCGGTTCAGATCCGCCAGCTCGTTCAGCGCGATGGTCTTGTGGCCGTCGCGGACCGCGCGCTCGATATCCTCGACCTGCAGGTCGACGAGGCGGCGGATGGCGGTGGCGACTTGTTGTCGGGTCATCGATTCGAGCGTCTCGTCCGAGCGTCCTGGCGGGCCTCAACGGACGGCCGGTACACGGCCGTCGACACGTTTCGGTGATAGG from Methylobacterium radiotolerans JCM 2831 includes the following:
- a CDS encoding aldo/keto reductase, which gives rise to MQYRTLGRSGLKVSPICLGTMMFGGPTDEATAGRVVASAREAGINFIDTANVYTEGRSEEITGRAIRAERDAWVLATKVANPTGPGVNDRGLSRVHVMKAAEDSLRRLGTDVIDIYYLHKEDHDTPLAETVRAIADLVRAGKIRHFGVSNHRSWRVAEICRLCDEAGIDRPVVSQPYYNAFNRMPETEHLPACAHFGLGVVPYSPLARGVLTGKYDPDAPPPAESRAGRQDARMMQTEWRPESLRIARTLREHAEARGITAGQFATAWVLNNRLVTGVIAGPRTEAQWQEYLGALDYAFTPEDEALVDGFVAAGHPTTPGYNDPAYPLEGRVPRSG
- a CDS encoding sulfite oxidase heme-binding subunit YedZ; translated protein: MIDRLAAPLGIPLPWLDRAGRLSWLKLAVFAGCVAPALYLAAAYRLDALGAKPITALIHATGEWAVRFLLFSLAISPLRRLADWPKVIVVRRMLGVTVMAYAVAHLTLYAVDQNLILTKVISEIALRLYLMIGFVALVGLIALGLTSTDAAIRNLGPNWNRLHRLTYTIAVAALVHYFLQSKIDVTDPVFSAGLFLLLIGWRVMRRFQWPERPWSLLLLAIVAGLATAGLEAAWYGLASGVPANLVLAANLDFSGPIRPAWWVLAVGLSLPLVALVRGPKAPAPGRRPAQAARREPIREPVREPVREPVREPLSPSA